In the Arachis ipaensis cultivar K30076 chromosome B10, Araip1.1, whole genome shotgun sequence genome, one interval contains:
- the LOC110267400 gene encoding uncharacterized protein LOC110267400: MNDEARAIGERIEEIEQQDESARMLSQNDSIAQVFEKEKSGRVRGVGFGPTSSQLFDPNSHAPGNGVQLEETQRRLLELQVELEGEKLKRKAMEDEAAAEKKKMKVMEDEAVAEKKKMKAMESALIYLFQRQGVELPPDIAAGMSFME; encoded by the exons ATGAATGATGAAGCAAGAGCAATTGGT gaaagaattgaggaaattGAGCAACAGGATGAGTCTGCCAGAATGTTGTCTCAAAATGACTCCATTGCTCaggttttcgaaaaagaaaaatCGGGTAGAGTACGTGGTGTGGGTTTTGGACCGACTTCTAGTCAACTCTTCGATCCGAATTCACATGCGCCTGGCAACGGAGTCCAACTAGAGGAGACCCAGAGGAGGCTGCTTGAACTGCAGGTAGAGCTGGAAGGCGAGAAGTTGAAGAGGAAGGCGATGGAGGACGAGGCAGCAGcagagaagaaaaagatgaaagtaATGGAGGACGAGGCAGTAGcagagaagaaaaagatgaaggcaATGGAGAGTGCTCTGATTTATCTGTTTCAAAGGCAGGGTGTGGAGCTACCACCAGACATCGCTGCAGGGATGAGTTTCATGGAATGA